A single genomic interval of Mycolicibacterium holsaticum DSM 44478 = JCM 12374 harbors:
- a CDS encoding thermonuclease family protein: MGTVIYRLAAVIAAAAMTLIAPPPTTHAEPVDATAVVLRVVDGDTIDIRDEVRGRLRVRILGIDTPETKKPNSPVECWGPEATEFATSTMLGQRVALVPDPTQDRTDRYGRTLAYLVRADGFDYAVEAARAGAARSYVYGGKPVSRHVAIAAAEREARDARRGLWGPPCNGSTSAADTVPAATAPQPFLEPAPSSGSVYYPNCAAARAAGAAPIHAGQPGYRSGLDGDDDGIACER, from the coding sequence GCCGCGGCGGCGATGACGCTCATCGCGCCGCCGCCAACCACCCACGCGGAACCCGTCGACGCCACCGCCGTCGTGCTGCGCGTCGTCGACGGCGACACCATCGACATCCGCGACGAGGTTCGCGGTCGTCTGCGCGTACGCATCCTCGGGATCGACACCCCCGAGACCAAGAAACCCAACTCCCCCGTCGAATGCTGGGGACCCGAAGCCACCGAGTTCGCCACGTCGACGATGCTCGGCCAGCGCGTCGCGCTCGTGCCCGACCCGACCCAGGACCGCACCGACCGCTACGGCCGCACCCTGGCCTACCTCGTGCGCGCCGACGGCTTCGACTACGCCGTCGAGGCCGCCCGCGCCGGCGCCGCGCGCAGCTACGTCTACGGCGGCAAGCCCGTCAGCCGCCACGTCGCGATCGCCGCGGCCGAACGCGAAGCCCGCGACGCCCGCCGCGGCCTGTGGGGCCCGCCCTGCAACGGCTCGACCTCCGCGGCGGACACCGTCCCCGCCGCGACCGCACCGCAGCCCTTCTTGGAACCCGCGCCGTCGTCGGGCTCGGTCTATTACCCCAACTGCGCCGCCGCGCGTGCCGCCGGCGCGGCACCCATCCACGCGGGCCAACCCGGCTACCGTTCCGGCCTCGACGGCGACGACGACGGCATCGCCTGCGAGCGCTGA